From Salinicoccus roseus, one genomic window encodes:
- the aroD gene encoding type I 3-dehydroquinate dehydratase: MNIKGVEIGAGQPKVVVSFTNHSKETIDEEIESALSHPGIFDIVEIRSDAFDALSHEEHINLINHIVEEMKDYPIIYTYRTLNEGGKGQKTAAEYESLLNAVLEQCSIDIIDIEFFKYEDIVDNLVQKAKEKGVGVILSQHDFKDTPHFDEMMATYMNMYERGGDILKLAYKPSDGRDVLSVLSAVHDAREKFNCQIVGIAMGEMGRITRLAGGVFGSCLTYGYISHKAAPGQVHAEVLKENLKIFE, translated from the coding sequence ATGAATATTAAAGGTGTAGAAATTGGAGCAGGGCAACCGAAGGTGGTGGTTTCTTTTACGAACCATTCCAAAGAGACGATCGACGAAGAAATCGAGTCGGCGCTATCCCACCCGGGGATATTCGACATTGTCGAAATCAGGAGTGATGCATTCGACGCATTGAGTCATGAAGAACACATCAACCTGATCAACCACATCGTCGAAGAGATGAAGGACTATCCGATCATCTATACGTACCGTACGCTGAATGAAGGCGGAAAGGGGCAGAAGACGGCGGCGGAGTACGAATCCCTGCTCAATGCTGTACTTGAACAGTGCAGCATCGACATCATCGACATCGAATTCTTCAAATATGAGGATATCGTGGATAACCTTGTCCAGAAGGCGAAGGAGAAGGGTGTCGGCGTCATTCTGAGCCAGCATGACTTCAAGGATACACCGCACTTTGATGAGATGATGGCGACATATATGAATATGTATGAACGGGGCGGAGACATACTGAAGCTTGCCTACAAGCCCTCAGACGGACGGGATGTGCTCAGCGTACTCAGCGCCGTCCATGACGCACGGGAAAAGTTCAACTGCCAGATAGTCGGGATTGCGATGGGTGAGATGGGCAGGATCACACGTCTTGCAGGCGGAGTATTCGGCTCCTGCCTGACATACGGGTATATCTCCCATAAGGCGGCCCCGGGACAGGTTCATGCCGAGGTCCTCAAGGAGAACTTGAAGATATTCGAATAG
- a CDS encoding YbgA family protein, whose amino-acid sequence MKERGRMEQLWAHEKYRVMFHSQKHYNEIREVLKGAASYETVERLIMEAIKVSPTKGSMMNAIDHMWGYFRNCSDEDEKTEYRRLKEHLLEGEVEAEALLYFLAVLSKKYHEQYLLNSSIMESYI is encoded by the coding sequence ATGAAGGAAAGGGGCAGAATGGAGCAGTTGTGGGCCCATGAAAAATACCGGGTGATGTTCCACAGCCAGAAGCACTACAATGAAATCCGCGAAGTCCTGAAGGGTGCCGCTTCCTATGAGACGGTCGAAAGGCTGATCATGGAAGCAATCAAGGTCTCGCCAACCAAAGGGTCTATGATGAATGCCATCGATCATATGTGGGGCTATTTCAGGAATTGCAGCGATGAGGACGAGAAAACGGAGTACAGGAGACTAAAGGAGCATCTTCTGGAAGGTGAAGTGGAGGCTGAAGCATTGCTTTACTTCCTGGCTGTCCTCTCAAAGAAATATCATGAGCAGTATCTGCTCAATTCGTCGATTATGGAATCATATATATAG
- a CDS encoding Mur ligase family protein, which produces MKAATVFETIRENITGYNVNTEMHNEEVVQGITSMYQNLGEDHIFMLKASKNSAKYLQEAILRKPVLIITDFEEDAFIDFHDEVAICYVDDFARVSIRLVELFYGEHIRNLKYIAVTGTNGKTTTSHFIGRLLSELGYKVATIGTLGVFDGAYEKVDFAHTTPTTPMHFEFAEIIKYFSTREYDYIVYEATSIALDQGRTGFIRNDLAVFINFSPEHLDYHRTMSRYLESKLSLAELSDEVLVNMDASEYRVLAKDRHHFSEHEDTYYRYRTDIDHIDLHVGDVHYEVRPRFLGEHNYINLATGIFALLKLGHDVEAVIRAADVVTPPIHRFELFSEGQHQFILDFAHTPVAIKESIINAMKYAEKMEKKLIVMVTGIGMRGYRKIRMTMKLVPEGLHHLVLAAEQIGYEDEEKIVGMMQKHLPPSYDDSNTTTALSRQEGIMRAIGNAGPDTIILLTGINEPQHYRGDVIAHDDRQFILQYLED; this is translated from the coding sequence ATGAAGGCGGCAACAGTATTCGAAACGATTCGGGAAAACATCACTGGTTACAATGTGAATACAGAAATGCACAATGAAGAAGTGGTGCAGGGCATCACTTCGATGTACCAGAACCTCGGGGAAGACCATATCTTCATGCTCAAAGCATCAAAAAACTCAGCAAAGTATCTTCAGGAGGCGATTTTGCGGAAACCGGTGCTCATCATCACTGATTTTGAAGAGGATGCCTTCATCGATTTCCATGATGAAGTCGCCATCTGCTATGTCGATGACTTCGCCAGGGTGTCGATCAGGCTAGTGGAACTCTTCTACGGTGAGCACATCAGAAACCTGAAATATATCGCGGTGACCGGGACGAACGGCAAGACGACGACAAGCCATTTCATCGGACGCCTGCTGTCGGAACTCGGCTATAAAGTGGCGACGATCGGTACCCTCGGGGTGTTCGATGGCGCATACGAAAAGGTGGACTTTGCACACACGACGCCGACCACTCCGATGCACTTCGAGTTCGCTGAAATCATCAAGTACTTTTCAACGAGGGAATATGATTATATCGTCTATGAAGCCACATCCATCGCCCTGGACCAGGGGCGGACGGGATTCATACGCAATGACCTGGCGGTATTCATCAATTTCAGTCCGGAGCATCTGGACTACCACAGGACGATGTCACGGTATCTCGAATCGAAGCTGAGCCTGGCCGAGCTGAGTGACGAGGTGCTCGTCAATATGGATGCCTCCGAATACCGGGTACTGGCGAAGGACAGGCATCATTTTTCTGAGCACGAGGATACCTACTACCGCTATCGGACGGACATCGACCATATCGACCTCCATGTAGGGGATGTCCATTATGAAGTCAGGCCCCGATTCCTCGGTGAGCATAACTACATCAACCTGGCGACGGGCATATTCGCCCTGTTGAAATTAGGGCATGATGTTGAAGCGGTGATCCGGGCAGCAGATGTGGTCACGCCTCCAATACACCGCTTCGAGCTGTTTTCAGAAGGACAGCATCAATTCATACTGGATTTCGCCCACACTCCGGTTGCAATCAAGGAATCCATCATCAACGCGATGAAATATGCGGAAAAGATGGAGAAGAAGCTGATCGTCATGGTGACTGGAATTGGAATGAGGGGATATCGCAAGATCAGGATGACGATGAAATTGGTCCCTGAGGGGCTGCATCACCTGGTGCTGGCTGCAGAGCAGATCGGCTATGAAGATGAGGAGAAGATCGTCGGCATGATGCAGAAGCATCTGCCACCATCGTATGATGATTCCAACACCACTACGGCATTATCACGCCAGGAGGGCATCATGCGGGCCATCGGCAATGCCGGTCCGGATACGATCATACTATTGACGGGCATCAATGAACCCCAGCATTACAGGGGGGATGTGATTGCCCACGATGACAGGCAATTCATCCTGCAGTATCTGGAGGATTAG
- the pgaC gene encoding poly-beta-1,6-N-acetyl-D-glucosamine synthase — MQILLDLLLFYPIVISVFWLIGTIMFFVLREVWLSRKIDTDKEDVEGITFIVPCYNEADTIKETIVSLDALKYPQKEIMVVNDGSSDRSSEVLHELNAKYDFTFIDLKVNRGKANALNTAVENASHDYVMVIDADTMVDDAAPYYMMENFKKFNNIGAVTGNPRIRNKSSLLAKIQTVEYASIIGCIKRAQVLTGFVNTISGVFTLFDKKALKDVGYFDTDMITEDIAVSWKFHFAGYKIQYEPRALCWMLVPETFRGLFTQRLRWAQGGQEVLIRDFKNMLKVKNPSLWILYLEQVFSVIWVYSIIATLLYALLSTNFLDYYFYAFNLNLVFLSAFVLTFVNVIQFTISVLIDSRYEKKNLLYIVFLSWYPVFYWLINAVVAVIALPRAIKRKKGEFATWKSPDRGDIQQSNQI, encoded by the coding sequence ATGCAAATACTACTTGACCTGCTTCTTTTCTATCCGATTGTCATATCCGTCTTCTGGCTCATCGGCACGATAATGTTCTTCGTATTGCGTGAAGTATGGTTGAGCAGGAAGATCGATACGGACAAGGAGGATGTAGAAGGGATTACATTCATCGTCCCCTGCTATAACGAAGCAGACACCATCAAGGAGACGATCGTGAGCCTCGATGCGCTCAAATACCCCCAAAAGGAAATAATGGTCGTCAATGACGGAAGCAGTGACCGCTCGTCTGAGGTTCTGCACGAACTCAATGCCAAATATGACTTCACTTTCATCGACCTGAAGGTGAACAGGGGCAAGGCGAATGCTTTGAACACTGCGGTTGAAAACGCCAGCCATGATTATGTCATGGTCATCGATGCAGATACGATGGTGGATGATGCTGCGCCGTACTACATGATGGAGAACTTCAAAAAATTCAATAACATCGGTGCCGTCACCGGCAACCCGAGAATAAGGAACAAATCTTCGCTGCTTGCGAAAATACAGACGGTCGAATATGCCAGCATCATCGGATGCATCAAACGTGCACAGGTGCTGACCGGCTTCGTCAACACGATTTCAGGGGTCTTCACCCTATTTGACAAGAAGGCACTGAAAGATGTGGGATATTTTGATACGGACATGATTACTGAAGACATTGCAGTATCATGGAAGTTCCACTTTGCTGGATACAAGATCCAATATGAACCGCGTGCACTCTGCTGGATGCTGGTGCCCGAGACTTTCAGGGGACTCTTCACCCAGCGGTTGAGGTGGGCACAGGGAGGACAGGAAGTACTCATCAGGGATTTCAAGAACATGCTCAAAGTGAAAAACCCTTCATTATGGATACTCTACCTTGAGCAGGTGTTCTCAGTAATCTGGGTATACTCCATCATTGCGACTCTCCTATATGCACTGCTCAGCACCAATTTCCTGGATTATTACTTCTATGCCTTCAACTTGAACCTCGTATTCCTGTCAGCCTTCGTACTCACCTTTGTAAACGTCATACAATTTACGATATCAGTCCTGATAGACAGCAGGTATGAGAAGAAGAACCTCCTCTACATCGTCTTCCTGAGCTGGTATCCGGTATTCTACTGGCTGATCAATGCTGTAGTGGCTGTCATTGCACTGCCGCGCGCAATCAAACGTAAGAAAGGGGAATTTGCGACATGGAAAAGTCCAGACAGAGGAGATATCCAACAGTCAAATCAAATTTAA
- a CDS encoding thioredoxin family protein: protein MEAIRQYDDYSKKIQGDDKIIIKFFADWCPDCTRMNMFIDPILEEYKHIDWYELNRDEVPEAADENDVMGIPSLLVFQNGEKLAHLHSADAKSPESVKDFLQKSI from the coding sequence ATGGAAGCAATCAGACAATATGATGACTATAGCAAGAAAATACAGGGCGATGACAAGATCATCATCAAATTCTTCGCCGACTGGTGCCCGGACTGCACACGCATGAACATGTTCATCGATCCGATCCTTGAGGAATACAAGCACATCGACTGGTATGAACTGAACCGTGACGAAGTGCCGGAAGCGGCGGATGAAAATGATGTCATGGGCATCCCGAGCCTGCTCGTCTTCCAAAATGGGGAGAAGCTCGCGCATCTCCACTCTGCAGATGCGAAGTCCCCCGAATCGGTCAAGGATTTCCTTCAGAAAAGCATATAG
- a CDS encoding ABC transporter substrate-binding protein — MIYLDKKLLLLYDFIENHEFDRRQIAERLEVSDRHLTRLLNLWHEEGVIEYKKGQGRGIHSEVLFKVNPEERFVNEFMRNINKLTLGDIEETLNLPISDISKMVIKEKTEMLLYQHPVQESPGEEGNVFVDYMDPVPDRELEEAVWHAQSDHILFNTMCRLYDLDDSGAVKRGLASFDEWHGNRLRIYIRKDIQFYNGDILYATDVVDSLNRYLQNQSSDVMDGIIQSIEVLSAFQLEIRAAYRTDLLKPMLTSLEAGIYKIEGEQVLTTGPFYIDTSNHRGITLLRNPYYMNPAGDLKKIRLISDIEQYLPYLNQRDMETRSVPLQNRVEYALVNPHSDALDHNQRLYVLSVMQKFKEEYVKGEQKIDHKTFQQYKERLASSGLDAVSFEKPLKLLCIDRVSFGTDQLIHFLIEHDVPVLVTYMSLEDYHEMDTRSLEVDILLNCEFVPSAYKYLHLVSHARFSGWFNESPIAKDLIHVYKNKHREYWTHMENRFISHLVNHAYVLPFTYSQKRVNVPASFRNIASSPFGVIDYNRIMVIDQEEAKQ, encoded by the coding sequence TTGATCTATTTGGATAAAAAACTGCTGCTGCTTTATGATTTCATCGAAAATCATGAATTCGACCGCCGGCAAATCGCCGAGAGACTGGAAGTGTCGGACAGGCATTTGACGAGATTATTGAACCTTTGGCACGAAGAAGGAGTGATCGAGTACAAAAAGGGGCAGGGCCGGGGCATCCATTCTGAAGTGCTCTTCAAAGTCAATCCCGAGGAACGTTTCGTTAATGAATTCATGAGGAATATAAACAAGCTTACCTTGGGCGATATAGAGGAGACATTGAACCTCCCCATCTCGGACATATCAAAGATGGTGATAAAGGAAAAGACCGAAATGCTCCTGTACCAGCACCCTGTACAGGAATCTCCCGGGGAAGAGGGTAATGTGTTCGTCGACTATATGGATCCGGTTCCGGATAGGGAGCTGGAAGAGGCGGTGTGGCATGCACAATCGGACCATATCCTCTTCAATACCATGTGCCGGCTGTACGACCTGGATGATTCCGGTGCAGTCAAGAGGGGTCTTGCATCCTTTGATGAATGGCATGGCAACAGGCTCAGGATCTATATCAGGAAAGATATCCAGTTCTATAATGGAGACATACTTTATGCGACTGATGTCGTCGATTCCCTGAACCGATATCTGCAGAACCAATCCAGCGATGTGATGGACGGAATCATACAGTCCATTGAAGTGCTTTCTGCGTTTCAATTGGAGATCCGGGCAGCCTACCGCACCGATCTGCTTAAACCAATGCTCACCTCACTTGAAGCCGGCATCTATAAAATCGAAGGCGAACAAGTCCTGACCACCGGACCTTTCTATATCGACACTTCCAATCATAGAGGCATCACCCTCTTGAGGAATCCATACTATATGAACCCGGCAGGAGACCTTAAAAAGATAAGGCTGATAAGCGACATAGAACAATACCTTCCATATTTGAACCAAAGGGATATGGAGACACGTTCAGTTCCACTCCAAAACAGGGTCGAATATGCATTGGTCAACCCCCACAGCGACGCTTTGGACCATAACCAGAGGCTCTACGTACTCTCGGTCATGCAGAAATTCAAGGAAGAATATGTTAAAGGGGAGCAGAAGATAGACCACAAGACCTTTCAGCAGTATAAGGAAAGACTCGCAAGCAGCGGATTGGATGCCGTCAGTTTCGAAAAGCCCCTGAAACTGCTCTGCATCGACAGAGTGTCCTTCGGCACAGATCAATTGATCCATTTTCTCATTGAACACGACGTCCCTGTGCTGGTCACCTATATGAGCTTGGAAGATTACCATGAGATGGACACAAGATCACTGGAGGTGGACATTCTCCTGAACTGCGAGTTCGTTCCCAGTGCCTACAAATACCTGCATCTGGTCAGCCATGCCAGATTCAGTGGCTGGTTCAATGAAAGTCCCATCGCAAAAGACCTGATTCATGTATATAAAAACAAGCATAGAGAGTACTGGACACATATGGAAAACCGGTTCATCAGCCACCTGGTCAATCATGCATATGTTCTTCCGTTCACCTACTCCCAAAAAAGAGTCAATGTGCCGGCATCCTTCAGGAACATAGCAAGCAGCCCATTTGGTGTCATCGACTACAACCGGATTATGGTCATCGACCAAGAGGAGGCAAAACAGTAA
- the gcvH gene encoding glycine cleavage system protein GcvH has protein sequence MATPKEFKYSEDHEWVKFEDGKATIGITEFAQSELGDIVFVELPAEGDEITTGESFGSVESVKTVSELYAPLSGTVVEINEELEDSPELVNESPYEEAWMVVIELSDESQLDKLMDADAYEEMVDA, from the coding sequence GTGGCAACACCTAAAGAATTCAAGTATTCAGAAGACCATGAATGGGTCAAATTTGAAGATGGCAAGGCAACAATCGGTATTACGGAATTCGCCCAATCCGAACTCGGTGATATCGTATTTGTGGAGCTGCCTGCTGAAGGCGATGAAATTACTACTGGGGAATCGTTCGGCAGTGTGGAGTCCGTTAAGACGGTATCCGAACTGTATGCGCCGCTCAGTGGTACAGTAGTCGAAATCAATGAAGAACTCGAGGACAGCCCTGAGCTTGTCAATGAATCTCCTTATGAGGAAGCATGGATGGTGGTCATTGAACTGTCCGATGAATCACAACTTGATAAACTGATGGATGCGGATGCCTACGAAGAAATGGTGGATGCATAA
- a CDS encoding intracellular adhesion protein D: MEKSRQRRYPTVKSNLNILREVFISAFSLLLWMYSTVALMTISFTLLNLDTYYVQLSRTILNVDPADIEFIFTVVVIGAAVSFVYLLATYFANLVRVTSK; encoded by the coding sequence ATGGAAAAGTCCAGACAGAGGAGATATCCAACAGTCAAATCAAATTTAAATATACTCAGGGAAGTGTTCATCTCGGCATTTTCCCTGCTGCTTTGGATGTATAGTACAGTGGCGCTTATGACAATATCTTTCACGCTGCTCAATTTGGACACCTACTATGTCCAGCTCAGCCGCACGATTTTGAATGTGGATCCGGCTGACATCGAGTTCATATTCACGGTAGTAGTCATTGGTGCTGCAGTTTCATTCGTTTATCTTCTGGCAACCTATTTTGCCAATCTAGTTAGGGTGACTTCAAAATGA
- a CDS encoding DUF488 domain-containing protein, which yields MLKMKRAYDDISKQDGRRILVDGIWPRGISKEDLAHDEWYKSLAPSKELRQWFDHDPGKWDTFKERYFKELDGHKETLKEIKAQSAGHNVTLLYGAKDEKHNQAAAIKEYIENMD from the coding sequence ATGCTGAAGATGAAGCGGGCTTATGATGATATATCGAAGCAGGATGGAAGAAGGATACTCGTCGACGGTATCTGGCCGCGGGGCATCAGCAAAGAGGACCTGGCACACGACGAATGGTACAAATCCCTGGCGCCCTCCAAGGAACTCAGGCAATGGTTCGATCATGACCCCGGGAAGTGGGACACCTTCAAGGAAAGGTACTTCAAGGAACTCGACGGCCATAAGGAGACCCTCAAAGAAATAAAAGCACAGAGCGCGGGTCATAACGTCACACTCCTGTATGGAGCGAAGGATGAAAAGCACAACCAGGCCGCAGCCATAAAGGAATACATTGAAAATATGGATTGA
- a CDS encoding Spx/MgsR family RNA polymerase-binding regulatory protein — protein sequence MITLYEYPKCTTCRKGKKFLQENDVEFESIDMVKQPPAAGTLSELVERSGRDIDEFFNKRGKKFKELGLKERLDEMTKEEKVELLSTDGMLIRRPLLYDGSSVVLGFKEEEYKQFVNSQN from the coding sequence ATGATTACATTATATGAATACCCGAAATGCACGACCTGTCGCAAAGGAAAGAAGTTCCTGCAGGAAAATGACGTTGAATTCGAGAGCATAGACATGGTGAAGCAGCCGCCGGCAGCCGGCACACTGTCCGAACTGGTGGAGCGCTCGGGCAGGGATATCGACGAATTCTTCAACAAGCGCGGCAAGAAGTTCAAGGAACTCGGCCTCAAGGAACGTCTCGATGAAATGACGAAAGAGGAGAAGGTTGAACTGCTTTCAACAGACGGCATGCTGATCAGGCGCCCCCTTCTCTATGACGGCTCCAGCGTAGTGCTCGGCTTCAAGGAAGAGGAATACAAACAATTTGTGAACAGCCAGAATTAG
- a CDS encoding toprim domain-containing protein, with protein sequence MYFSDKVLIVEGKTDKRRIEEVLIEPVQIICTHGTMGISKLDEILDQLNGSDIYILSDADKEGKNIRKWFKKHLSESTHIYIDPKFGEVGRCPRDYLANLLMRHDFYVDTSLIMKGKFSNDERTKDNRYYQPYSI encoded by the coding sequence ATGTATTTTTCCGATAAAGTGCTCATTGTCGAAGGAAAGACGGATAAGCGGCGCATCGAAGAAGTATTGATTGAACCTGTACAGATCATATGCACCCATGGTACAATGGGAATCTCAAAATTGGATGAGATTCTCGACCAGCTGAATGGCTCCGACATCTATATCCTGTCCGACGCGGACAAAGAGGGAAAAAACATCAGGAAATGGTTTAAAAAACATCTGAGTGAAAGTACTCACATATATATTGACCCGAAATTCGGTGAAGTGGGCCGCTGCCCACGCGACTACTTGGCAAACCTCCTTATGAGACACGATTTCTATGTAGATACAAGCTTGATCATGAAAGGTAAGTTCAGTAATGATGAAAGAACCAAGGACAATCGATATTACCAGCCGTATTCAATCTGA
- a CDS encoding acyltransferase family protein, translated as MKTELNYLRVILSVFIVLTHLLTQYAISTEPDENQIQVLYWIRNIFIVATPGFIILSVLLSTMNYREKLPENYLWNRVKFILVPYLMVGIIYAFTENTFREDTFWEIFLDSVLLGNWYGYFILVIMQFFVLNWIIFRISPKILNSKLLLFVSFIVNFAFLYSYYNHSFTGNLVDNIYPFGNETFILGWIFFYFFGAYIGANYEKVLAFIHDQIAIILLLVIISYTILIFMNRGDYYTVTSFDYALMPLHTVGFLFILNTSTQLTGLAPNVYALISSFSFFIFLFHPIILPGIYSTTSVFADMTIIFILTSLLLTIGMCLGIGIILKQFPIFKFLIGKQPYKIDRI; from the coding sequence ATGAAGACAGAACTGAATTATCTGCGTGTCATACTGAGTGTATTCATCGTCCTGACCCACCTGCTCACCCAGTACGCCATAAGCACCGAACCGGATGAAAACCAGATACAGGTACTGTACTGGATCAGAAACATCTTCATCGTGGCGACACCGGGCTTCATCATACTCTCAGTACTGCTCAGCACAATGAACTACAGGGAAAAGCTCCCGGAGAACTATTTATGGAACCGGGTCAAGTTCATACTGGTTCCCTACCTGATGGTGGGCATCATCTATGCCTTTACAGAAAACACCTTCAGGGAGGATACGTTCTGGGAAATCTTTCTGGACAGCGTACTGCTGGGCAACTGGTATGGCTATTTCATACTGGTCATCATGCAGTTCTTCGTTCTTAATTGGATCATATTCAGAATCAGCCCAAAGATCCTGAATTCAAAGCTGCTGCTGTTCGTGTCATTCATCGTGAACTTTGCATTCCTGTACAGCTACTATAATCACAGCTTCACAGGAAACCTTGTGGATAACATCTATCCGTTCGGCAATGAAACGTTTATACTCGGATGGATATTCTTCTACTTTTTTGGTGCCTATATTGGTGCAAACTATGAAAAGGTGCTGGCCTTCATCCATGATCAGATTGCCATCATCCTATTGTTGGTCATCATCTCCTACACGATATTGATATTCATGAACCGTGGAGATTACTATACTGTGACAAGCTTTGATTATGCACTCATGCCGCTTCATACTGTAGGGTTCCTCTTCATTTTGAATACCTCTACACAGTTGACAGGTCTGGCGCCGAACGTGTATGCCCTGATATCAAGCTTCTCATTCTTCATCTTCCTGTTCCATCCGATCATATTGCCGGGAATATACAGTACAACCTCTGTGTTTGCAGATATGACGATCATCTTCATCTTGACTTCACTCCTCTTGACGATCGGAATGTGCCTCGGCATCGGAATCATACTGAAGCAGTTCCCGATCTTCAAATTCCTGATCGGAAAACAGCCCTACAAGATAGACAGGATATAA
- a CDS encoding thioredoxin family protein — MMKEPRTIDITSRIQSEETFVLYGYAPICANCQIAERMLDIVSEMKGFSYTSINLNYHKDLIELYEIRSAPALLLFRKGRLIREVYAFQSVTHLTEVFDEFLVDE; from the coding sequence ATGATGAAAGAACCAAGGACAATCGATATTACCAGCCGTATTCAATCTGAGGAGACGTTCGTGCTCTATGGCTATGCGCCGATATGTGCCAACTGCCAGATTGCGGAAAGGATGCTCGATATCGTCTCTGAAATGAAGGGATTTTCATATACTTCCATAAATTTGAACTATCATAAGGATCTCATTGAATTGTATGAAATCAGATCGGCGCCCGCACTGCTTCTGTTCAGGAAGGGCAGACTGATCAGGGAAGTATATGCCTTCCAGTCGGTGACCCATCTGACGGAAGTGTTCGATGAATTCCTTGTTGACGAATAG
- the icaB gene encoding intercellular adhesin biosynthesis polysaccharide N-deacetylase, with translation MTFLKLMMSGAMMMSLILNQANLSTEYPEQDRPEDLAHEENSCVGLNYHRVRDYGVVENVFRFLSSNKELSVYSVSTEAFESQMKFLRDQDANFVTMEELIGYYEEGNFPERCVWVSFDDMDTTIRENAHPILEKYSIPATGFVITGEVGNEDFNNISLLEQEQLNKMEASGLWEFSTHTHDFHHLDGNTARLLTKNEEEVKADTQASQDYFESEFDGKDINSIAYPFGQANDTATEVFGDQGIDYGFTLEEKEIRPDSHPYYIPRVLVSEDAFELLIEDWEGLR, from the coding sequence ATGACTTTTTTAAAATTGATGATGTCCGGTGCAATGATGATGTCGCTTATACTGAATCAAGCTAACCTTTCTACGGAATATCCCGAGCAGGACAGGCCCGAAGATCTGGCCCATGAAGAGAACAGCTGTGTGGGGCTGAACTATCACAGGGTCAGGGATTACGGAGTGGTGGAGAATGTTTTCAGGTTCCTCTCAAGCAACAAGGAACTCAGTGTCTACAGTGTCTCGACGGAAGCATTCGAATCTCAGATGAAATTCCTGCGTGACCAGGATGCCAATTTCGTCACCATGGAGGAACTGATCGGATATTATGAAGAAGGGAATTTCCCGGAACGCTGCGTCTGGGTCAGTTTTGATGATATGGATACGACAATCCGTGAGAATGCCCATCCGATATTGGAAAAATACAGCATCCCTGCCACCGGCTTTGTCATAACTGGTGAAGTGGGCAATGAAGATTTCAATAATATTTCATTGCTGGAGCAGGAACAGCTGAATAAAATGGAAGCGTCGGGACTCTGGGAATTTTCGACACATACCCATGATTTCCATCATCTGGACGGCAATACAGCGAGACTGCTGACTAAGAATGAAGAAGAGGTGAAAGCTGATACACAAGCGAGCCAGGATTACTTCGAGTCTGAGTTTGATGGTAAAGATATCAACTCGATAGCGTATCCGTTCGGCCAAGCGAATGACACGGCTACAGAAGTTTTTGGAGACCAGGGGATAGATTACGGCTTCACTCTGGAAGAGAAGGAAATCCGGCCGGATTCACATCCTTATTATATTCCTAGGGTGCTGGTCAGTGAAGACGCCTTCGAACTGCTGATTGAGGACTGGGAAGGGTTGAGGTAA